The genomic window GGTCCGCGCGCACGGCCTGGAGCCCCTGGGGCGCGGCCGCGGGCGGGTCCAGCGGGGCGGTGGACGCCATGACCTTCACCATCTCCACGCCGAAGGGCTCCTGCACCTCCAGGTTGAAGCTGTCGTCGTCCGGGGGGATCTGGTAGAGGCGGTCGCGCTGGATGCGGGCGTCGGGGTGGTAGGCGTTGGGGAAGACCACCACGTTGGTGCCGTCCACCTGGTGGTAGAGCACCTTCACGTAGCAGTCCATGTTCGCCTTGAGGAACAGGTGGAGTCGGTCCCCCTTGCGGTAGATGCCGCCGTCGCCCCGGTCCAGGGCCAGCTTCACCTTCAGGCTGGAGGCCTGGACCCTGGCGTCGCAGATGGCCAGGGTCTTCCGGGCGTCCTCGAGGTTGTCCGGGGCCGGCTTCAGTCCGGCCTTGGCCAGGAGGGCCGCGGGGATCCCGAAGGAGGCCGCCGCCAACTCCTCGCCGGAGGCGGCCGTCACCCGCAGGCTGAGCCTCACCTCCTCGCCCAGGTCGAAGCAGGTGCCGCGCACCACCGCCTGGGAGCGCAGTGTCTCGGCGTAGTCGGCGCCCAGGTTCCCCTGGCGGATGGCCTCGGCGGCCGCGGTCTTGTCCACGATCTTCACCTGGCCGCAGGCCACCAGTTCGGCCCCCAGCGCCTGTTCCAGGTAGGCCGAAAGGCTCCCGCAGAAGGGGGTGTCGGCGTAGGTGATGCGATCCATGAGCACCCGGATCCCCCGGGGCAGCCCGCCCCCCAGGTCCAGGGCGGCCGTGGCCACGAGGCCGTCCAGGCCCTTGCGGGCCGCCAGCGCCTTGCGCAGCTCCCGGTCGATGTCCGCCCCGGGGGGGCAGGACACCGGCGTGGCCGCCCCGCCCAGCACGGCCCGCACCAGCAGGGACTCCTCCAGGCCCTCGCGCAGCTGGCGCGCCCGCAGGAGCCCCGGGACGTCGCCGCCGGCCCGGGATCGCTCGAAGGCGCCGGCGCACTCCCGGGCCTGGCGGTCCACCTTGTCCCCCAGGAGCTGGAGGGCCCGGGGCTTGTCCAGCACGGCCAGGGCGTGGGTGACCCTGGACGCGGGATCGGCCCACGCCAGGAGGGTGTCCAGCCCGTCCAGCTCGACGTCGGCGCGGGTGCGCACGAGGTTCTGGGCGAACCGGGTCATGTGCTGGTCCTGCTGGGTGACCCTGCTGGTGAAGTCGGAGGTGACCCGGGTGCGGATGGAGGCCGCCAGGGCCTCGCGCGCCATGGCCAGGGCCTGGGAGCGCTGCTGGGCCTCGGACCCGCCCGGGCTGGAGAGGCCATAGCCGGTGAGGTACCGGGCCGCGGGGTAGGCCTCGGGATCGACGCCGCCCTTCTGCACCCAGGCAGGGGGGGCCGCCGCGAGGCCCAGGGAGAGGAACAGGACTGCCGCGGATCGGAGCATGGGAACTCCCGGGAGGAACGGTGCGGATTCCGGAACGGAGGATCGATCCTACCACTATACTTTGTTCGCGACAGGAGCCCCCCATGCCCGATGCCCTCGAACCCATCCAGAACGAAGTGCAGGACCATGCCGGAGACAGCCGGTTCAACGGGTTCATCGCCCTCTTCGTGGCCGTGGTGGCCACCTTCATGGCCCTGTGCAACGTCAAGGACGGCAACGTCGTCCAGGCCATGCAGCAGTCCCAGGCCCGCGCCGTGGACCAGTGGGCCTACTACCAGAGCAAGAGCACCAAGCAGCACATCGCCGAGAATTCCGCCGACCTCCTCCGCGCCGTCCTGGAGTCCGCCCCCGCCATGCGGCCCGAGGCCAAGGCGCGCGTGGAGGCCCGCATCGCCGCCCAGGAGGCCGCCGCGAAGAAGGCCGATGCGGAGAAGACCCAGATCAGGGCCGAAGCGGAACAGGCCGCCAGGGACTACGATGCCATGAACGTCCACGACGACCAGTTCGACCTGGCGGAGGCGTGCCTGAGCGTCGGCATCGCGCTGGCGGGCGTCACGGCCCTCACCCGGAAGCGGTGGCTCTTCAGGGTGGCCATGGTCTTCGCGGGCCTGGGCTTCCTGTTCGGGCTGGCCGGGTTCCTGCACTGGAACCTGCACTCGGACTTCATGGCCAAGGTGCTCGGCTAGAGGTTGCCGGGACAGGCGCCTAGACGTCCTGCAGATCCCCGTCGAAGTAGGCCTCGTAGGCCGCCAGGTCCAGCATGCCGTGCCCCGACATGTTGAACACGATGACCTTCTTCCTTCCTTCCTCCCTGGCGGCCAGGGCCTCCCGGATCGCGGCGGCGATGGCGTGGCCGGACTCGGGGGCGGGGAGCAGGCCTTCCGTCCTGGCAAAGGTGGCCGAGGCGCTGAAGACTTCGCGCTGCTTGACGGCGGTGGCCTCGATGAGGCCCAGCTTCAGGGCGTGGCTGACGGTGGGGGCCATGCCGTGGTACCGGAGGCCGCCGGCGTGGATGCTGGGGGGCATGAAGTCCGAGCCCAGGGTGTACATCATCATCAGGGGCGTCATTTTCGCCATGTCCCCGAAGTCGTAGCGCAGCTCGCCCCGGGTCAGGGTCGGGCAGGCCGAGGGCTCCACGGCGACGATGCGGGTGGGGCGCTTGTCCCGGATCTTCTGCTGGAGGAAGGGGAAGGCGATGCCCGCGAAGTTGCTGCCGCCGCCGGCGCAGCCGATGACGATGTCGGGGTACTCCCCGGCCAGTTCCATCTGGGCGATGGCCTCCTGCCCGATGACGGTCTGGTGGAGGCATACGTGGTTCAGCACGCTGCCCAGGGAGTACTTGGTCCCGGGGGTGGTGACGGTGGCCTCGATGGCCTCGCTGATGGCGATGCCCAGGCTGCCGGCGCAGTGGGGGTCCTTCTCCAGGATGCTGCGTCCGAAGGCGGTCTGGTCGCTGGGGCTGGAGTAGACCTTGGCGTCGTAGGTCTCCATGAGCATCCGCCGGTAGGGCTTCTGGTGGTAGCTCACCTTCACCATCCACACCTTGCAGTCCAGGCCCATGAGCTTGCAGGCGAAAGCCACGCTGGACCCCCACTGCCCCGCCCCGGTCTCGGTGGCGATGTGCTTGACCCCCTCCTGCTTGTTGTACCAGACCTGGGGCACGGCGGTGTTGGGCTTGTGGCTGCCGGCGGGGCTCACGCCCTCGTACTTGTAGTAGATGTGGGCCGGCGTATCCAGGAGCTTCTCCAGCCGCACCGCCCGGAACAGGGGCGTGGGGCGCCAGAGGGCAAGGATCTCCCGCACTTCGTCGGGGATGGCGATGTGGCGCTCGGTGCTGGCCTCCTGGTGCACCAGGGCCTCGGGGAAGATGGCCAGGAGCGCCTCGGGCCCCACGGGTTCCCTCGTCCCCGGGTGGAGCGGGGGGGCCATGGGCTCGGGGAAGTCCGCGGCGATGTTGTACCACTGCCCGGGGATGTCCTTCTGGGTGAGGTCGAAACGGGTCTGCAGCAAGGCACGCACTCCTTCGGGACATCCTGGGGCCGGGTTTGATGACTTGGATCATCATAAACCCAGGAATTAATGTTTCAACCCAGACGGTGTCATGGGCCCGCGGGGTCGGGACGGTCCGCCGGGGGCAGCGCGGACCGGGTCATGACGAGGTCCCGCTGGGGATCCGTCCCCACGACGAAGACGTGCTCCCCCACCGCCTCGAACCCCCATTTCCGGTAGAACGCGATGGCTCGAGGGTTGCGCTCCCACACGCCCAGCCACACCTGGTCCGCGCCGCCCGCCTCCGCCAGGGCGATGGCCGTGCCCATGAGGCTCTGGGCCACGCCCCTGCCGTGCCATGCCCGGTCCACGTAGAGGCGCAGGATCTCCCAGGGGCTCGAACCGGGAACGCAGGCCGGGGCGGGTCCCCCCCGCAGCTGGACGAAGCCGCCCAGGCCCCCCTCGTGCTCCCACACCAGGGTGGCGAGCCCCGGATCCCGGAATTCCCGGGCCTGGATCGCCTCGCCGTACGAGGCCCGGCAGTGGAGATCCATGTCACCGGGCGTATTCTCGGCGGCGAAGGCGTCCCGGAAGGCGCGCTCGGCCAGGGCCGCCAGGGGCGCGGCGTCGCGGGGTTCGGCTGGGCGGAGGACGGACATGTCCCCATGGTATCGCGGGGCCGTTCTGGGACAATGTCCCCGGGGGGTCGCCGCATGGTTCCGGAAAAGGTCCAGAAGGTGTTCCGCGATCACGGCCTGGAGGCCATCGAGTTCGAGCCGGGCAGCACCCACACCGTGGAGCTGGCCGCGGCCCGCCACGGCGTCGAGCCCGCGCGCATCGCCAAGTCGCTCCTCTTCCGGAACAAGGCCGAGGCCTACACCCTGGTGGTGTGCCCCGGCGACAAGCGGATCCCCTCGGGCACCCTCAAGCGCGTCCTGGGCTCCAAGGTCTCCATGGCCGACGCCGGGGAGACCGAGCGGGTCACCGGCTACCGTCCCGGCGGCGTGTGCCCTTTCGCCCTGGAGGGGGTCG from Geothrix sp. 21YS21S-2 includes these protein-coding regions:
- a CDS encoding DUF4384 domain-containing protein → MLRSAAVLFLSLGLAAAPPAWVQKGGVDPEAYPAARYLTGYGLSSPGGSEAQQRSQALAMAREALAASIRTRVTSDFTSRVTQQDQHMTRFAQNLVRTRADVELDGLDTLLAWADPASRVTHALAVLDKPRALQLLGDKVDRQARECAGAFERSRAGGDVPGLLRARQLREGLEESLLVRAVLGGAATPVSCPPGADIDRELRKALAARKGLDGLVATAALDLGGGLPRGIRVLMDRITYADTPFCGSLSAYLEQALGAELVACGQVKIVDKTAAAEAIRQGNLGADYAETLRSQAVVRGTCFDLGEEVRLSLRVTAASGEELAAASFGIPAALLAKAGLKPAPDNLEDARKTLAICDARVQASSLKVKLALDRGDGGIYRKGDRLHLFLKANMDCYVKVLYHQVDGTNVVVFPNAYHPDARIQRDRLYQIPPDDDSFNLEVQEPFGVEMVKVMASTAPLDPPAAAPQGLQAVRADLASIVGHARGITLRKAEAQYAEDTAVVNTLPGGKP
- a CDS encoding DUF4337 domain-containing protein, translating into MPDALEPIQNEVQDHAGDSRFNGFIALFVAVVATFMALCNVKDGNVVQAMQQSQARAVDQWAYYQSKSTKQHIAENSADLLRAVLESAPAMRPEAKARVEARIAAQEAAAKKADAEKTQIRAEAEQAARDYDAMNVHDDQFDLAEACLSVGIALAGVTALTRKRWLFRVAMVFAGLGFLFGLAGFLHWNLHSDFMAKVLG
- a CDS encoding TrpB-like pyridoxal phosphate-dependent enzyme yields the protein MLQTRFDLTQKDIPGQWYNIAADFPEPMAPPLHPGTREPVGPEALLAIFPEALVHQEASTERHIAIPDEVREILALWRPTPLFRAVRLEKLLDTPAHIYYKYEGVSPAGSHKPNTAVPQVWYNKQEGVKHIATETGAGQWGSSVAFACKLMGLDCKVWMVKVSYHQKPYRRMLMETYDAKVYSSPSDQTAFGRSILEKDPHCAGSLGIAISEAIEATVTTPGTKYSLGSVLNHVCLHQTVIGQEAIAQMELAGEYPDIVIGCAGGGSNFAGIAFPFLQQKIRDKRPTRIVAVEPSACPTLTRGELRYDFGDMAKMTPLMMMYTLGSDFMPPSIHAGGLRYHGMAPTVSHALKLGLIEATAVKQREVFSASATFARTEGLLPAPESGHAIAAAIREALAAREEGRKKVIVFNMSGHGMLDLAAYEAYFDGDLQDV
- a CDS encoding N-acetyltransferase, with the protein product MSVLRPAEPRDAAPLAALAERAFRDAFAAENTPGDMDLHCRASYGEAIQAREFRDPGLATLVWEHEGGLGGFVQLRGGPAPACVPGSSPWEILRLYVDRAWHGRGVAQSLMGTAIALAEAGGADQVWLGVWERNPRAIAFYRKWGFEAVGEHVFVVGTDPQRDLVMTRSALPPADRPDPAGP
- a CDS encoding YbaK/EbsC family protein — translated: MVPEKVQKVFRDHGLEAIEFEPGSTHTVELAAARHGVEPARIAKSLLFRNKAEAYTLVVCPGDKRIPSGTLKRVLGSKVSMADAGETERVTGYRPGGVCPFALEGVEILLDRELGRYETIFPAAGTDATSVRTTLEALARITGGRVVDFVDAAGAPL